In a single window of the Pontibacter russatus genome:
- a CDS encoding outer membrane beta-barrel protein: protein MKKSLLAVLLLLSSFAAAAQQQDTAKLSAEVEKRFYVGVGVSTVSYMLSFNSMLGGSIEPLVTPHIGYRLNRRLNVQLSIGYDKDREAFGGTYFENEEDEDKGILTYDDSYNTTWGWAVPIMLEFTPFNTNKRLQLYTTAKLVPTYGASEFQSIRRREGITTVLATDEGSGFNTFFIGGLLLKYRINRRIDAYLEGNLIYKDLQKYSPYAEYGPKTFGIGINYKL from the coding sequence ATGAAAAAATCTCTATTAGCTGTCCTGCTGCTTCTTTCCTCCTTTGCGGCAGCCGCACAGCAGCAAGATACGGCTAAACTTTCCGCTGAAGTTGAAAAAAGGTTCTATGTAGGAGTAGGGGTAAGCACTGTATCCTATATGCTTTCTTTTAACAGCATGCTGGGAGGGAGCATAGAGCCTTTGGTAACGCCACACATAGGTTACAGACTGAATCGAAGGCTCAATGTTCAGTTAAGCATAGGTTATGACAAAGACAGAGAGGCTTTTGGTGGAACATACTTTGAGAATGAGGAGGACGAGGATAAGGGAATACTAACTTACGATGATAGCTACAATACCACTTGGGGCTGGGCTGTACCAATTATGCTTGAATTCACTCCTTTTAACACAAACAAGCGACTACAGCTTTATACCACCGCCAAACTTGTGCCTACATACGGCGCCTCCGAATTCCAGAGTATAAGAAGACGTGAGGGTATCACGACGGTTCTGGCAACGGATGAAGGTTCTGGCTTCAATACTTTCTTTATTGGCGGACTGCTCCTGAAGTACAGAATTAACCGCCGCATAGATGCATACTTGGAGGGTAACTTAATATACAAAGACCTACAAAAGTATAGCCCATATGCGGAATATGGTCCAAAGACTTTTGGGATAGGCATTAACTACAAGCTATAG
- a CDS encoding outer membrane beta-barrel protein has translation MKYLLPSLFLLFSFTAIAQQPAKDSADEGKLYISAGLTNLGYHIYYDEPKSSGSIRSGYFHPISLNIGYKVNERIRVQAGLAYGWSKDSGEWSPGSADTLLYQDYSRTRAVAVPLSAQFVLFKAFRRFPVYGTATLMPAFGSTQAKSTETRHGVITSTEAKDRGMNVFATAGLGFNYKISNRFTGYLEYLFFKTNLTGKNSYHHDWNQFATKSEQIYWSLALGVNYRLK, from the coding sequence ATGAAATATTTACTGCCATCCCTTTTCCTGCTTTTCTCCTTTACGGCAATAGCGCAGCAGCCTGCAAAAGATAGCGCAGATGAGGGCAAGCTATATATAAGCGCTGGCCTAACAAATCTTGGGTACCACATTTACTACGACGAGCCAAAAAGCTCGGGGTCTATAAGGTCGGGCTACTTCCATCCTATCTCATTAAATATTGGATACAAAGTGAATGAGAGAATCAGGGTGCAGGCCGGGCTTGCTTACGGGTGGAGTAAAGACAGTGGGGAATGGTCTCCTGGTTCTGCGGATACTTTATTGTATCAAGACTACTCCCGAACGCGCGCCGTAGCAGTTCCTCTTTCCGCTCAGTTTGTGCTCTTCAAGGCTTTCAGGCGATTTCCTGTATATGGCACCGCCACCCTGATGCCTGCGTTTGGCTCTACCCAAGCAAAGAGTACGGAAACTCGCCACGGTGTTATCACATCCACCGAGGCGAAAGACAGGGGCATGAATGTGTTTGCCACGGCTGGCCTCGGCTTTAACTACAAAATCAGCAACCGGTTTACAGGGTACCTGGAATACCTCTTCTTCAAGACGAACCTGACCGGGAAGAATTCATATCACCACGACTGGAATCAGTTTGCGACAAAGTCAGAGCAGATTTACTGGTCTCTGGCGCTTGGCGTCAACTACAGGCTGAAGTAG